The genomic interval CCCTGACATCCTGCGCGCTCTCGAAGGCGTCAACCTCACCTCACTGCAGACCGGAATGGACAACGTCCGGAACGTCAACACCTGCCCCCTCGCCGGCCTTTCGAGGCTCGAGCTCCTCGACGCGTCCCCGGTCGCGTCTGAGATCACGAGGTTATTCCTGGGCAACCGTGAGTTCACGAATTTGCCTCGCAAGTTCAACGTCACGGTCACCGGCTGCCGGGAGAACTGCACACACGCCGAGACCCAGGACCTGGCCCTGACCCCCGCCATCGACCGCACCGGCGTCCGCGGCTTCAACGTCGCCGTCGGAGGAAAGATGGGGTCCGGCGGCATGACTGTCGCGGTCCCGCTCGATGCCTTCGTCCTGCCGGCTGAGGCGGCGGAGCTCGCCGCCGCCATCATCCTCCTCTTCCGCGACGAGGGCCCGCGCGAGCAGCGTAGCCGCGCCCGCCTCGCCTTCCTGATAGAGGACTGGGGCATTGAGCGCTTTCGGGACGCGGTCGAGCGCCGGCGTGGCCGTCCCCTGCGCCCGGCCGAGCGCGATGTCCGCGCCCGCGGCCGCGCAGACCACCTCGGCGTTACGCCGCAGAAGCAGCGCGGCCTGGTCTCCGTCGGGCTCGCGGTCCCGGTGGGCCGGCTGAGCGCCGGCGAGCTACGCGAGGCGGCCCGCCTTGCCGACGACTACGGGTCCGGCCGAGTGCGCCTCACGCCGGACCAGAACCTGATCGTCGTCGACGTCCCCGAGTCACGCCTCTCGCAGCTGCTTCGCCAGCCGCTGCTCTCACGCCTGTCGCCGGACGCGGGCCCCTTCGTCCGCGGCCTGGTCTCCTGCGTCGGGACCGACTACTGCAACCTCGCCCTCATCGAGACGAAGGGCCTCAGCCTTCAGGTCGCCGAACGGCTGGGTCAGCGCTTCACGTCCGGCCAGCCTCTCACCATGAACTGGTCGGGATGCCCAGCCGGCTGCGGCAACCACCAGGCCGCAGACATCGGCTTCCAGGGGGCCCGCGCCCGAATTGACGGCGAAGTCGTGGACGCCGTCAGCGTGTTCGTCGGTGGCCGGACCGGCCCCGACGCGCGCCCGGCGCAGAAGATCATGGAGCTCGTGCCCGTCTCGATGCTGGACGACCTCCTGCCGCTGGTCATCTCCAACATCGAGACGCTCAAGAAGATCGAGAAGGTCGAGTCGCCGGAGAGCGCAGTCCTGATGGTGCCAGCGCTCCCTGAAAGCAGGACCGAAGGAGTCAGAGCATGAAGATGATCCAGGCAGTCATACGCCCTGACCGGGAAGAGGCCGTTGCCGCCGCCCTTGCCCGCGCCAGCTTCCCGGCGCTGACGAAGTGGGACGTCACCGGGCGCGGCAAACAGCGCGGAATCCAGGTCGGCAGCCAGCTGTATGACGAGCTGGCGAAGTGCATGATCATGGTCGTCGTCAAGGACGAAGACGCCGAAAACGCCGTCAGCGTCATCCGCGAAGCCGCCTTCAGCGGTTACACCGGCGACGGCAAGGTCTTCATCTCCGCCATCGAAGACGCCGTCACCATCCGTACCGGCAAGTCAGAGCTCTGACCGGCCAGACGCCGCACGTCAGCCTCGCCGAAACACTGCCGGCCTGCGGCTGCTTCCCTGGTCCGCTGTCTCTACGGATAGTTCGAGAGCAGCAGCTCTTCTTCCGTCGGCAAGGAGCGCTTGATCACGTCCAGGTACTCGAGCGCGGCGCCCGCCCCGATCGCCACGCAGTCCTGCGGGTTGTCCGCGACCTGGCAGGGCACGTTCGTCTGCTCGGCGATCAGCTGGTCGAGGCCGCGCAGGAGCGCCCCGCCACCCGTCAGCACGATGCCGCGGTCGACCACATCCGACGCCATCTCCGGCGGCGTGCGTTCCAGCACGTTTTTCGCCGTCTGCACTATCGCCGCCAGGCAGTCCTGCAGGGCAGTCGTGATCTCGCTGGAGGAAACGGTGATGGTCTTGGGCAGCCCGGTGATCTGGTCGCGCCCGCGCACCTCCATCATCAGTTCCGGCTCCAGCGGCACCGCGCTGCCGATGCCGATCTTGATCTCCTCAGCCATGCGCTCGCCGATCGCCAGGTTGTGGCGCCGCTTGATGTAAGTAGCGATGGCGTCGTCCATGGCGTCACCGGCGAGGCGCACCGACTCCGCGACCACGATGCCGTACATCGAGATTACGGCCGCCTCCGAGCGCCCGCCGCCGATGTCGATGATCATGTTCCCGCTCGCCGTCCCTACCGGGATGTGGGCGCCAATCGCCGCCGCGAGGGGCTCCGGGATGAGGTGCGCGGGCCGGCGCGCCCCGGCCTGCTCGGCCGCATCCCGCACCGCTCGCTGCTCGACGCTGGTCACGCCGGCCGGGATGCAGACCATGACCTCCGGCCGGACGATGTTGAACCGGCCGGTCACCTTGCTGATGAAGTGACGCAGCATCGCCTCCGTGATCAGGTAGTCAGCGATCACGCCGTGCTTCATCGGGCGGATGACGTTGATGGTGCCCGGGGTGCGGCCGATCATGTCTCGCGCCGCCGTCCCCACCGCCACGACGGTGTTGTCGCGCACTGCCAGCGCAACGACCGCCGGCTCCTTGATCACGATGCCCTCGCCCTTCACGTAGACGAGGACATTCGCCGTCCCCAGGTCGATCCCTATACGCTTTCCAAGCATGCTCCGTTCAGTTTAACGGCTTCGCGGCTAGCAAGCTTGAGGCTCCCGGCAGGCCGCCACGGAGGCCAATCGGCACTCGCGACTGCAGCCGCCTGGACGCCCCCGGGCCGGCGAGGCCCGGACTGCTGTAATCCTGACATGCTGACCTGCTGAAATGCTGAGCGCTCAGAGCTGAGCGCCTCCTAGCCAGCACACAAGCTGGCCGTCTAGCCGACCCGCGCCATCAGCGCCAGCGGCCCCCCGTCCGGGTCCTCGAAGAACGCCATCCACTCCTCCACGCCGTTTTCATGGCGGTGGATCATGTGCGGCGCGCCCTGGAACTTCACCCCTCGCGACTTGAGCTCCTCGAACGCGGCGTTGATGTCTGGTACCTGGAAGTGCAGGCAGGACTCATCGTGCCGCTCGCCGCCGTTCTCGCCCGTGCTGATGAACAACCGCGTGCCGTTGCAATCAAAGAAGGCGAGGTTCCCAAAGGTGAACAGGTGCGGCAGCCCCAGCACGTCGCGGTACCACGCCTCTGCCCGCTTTATGTCGGTGGTGTGGCGCCCTATCTGACCGATCGGTCCCAGTTGAAGCCTTTCCGGCATTTTCGTGCACTCCCTTCTTGCCATCGCGCTGTCGTACGGCGCGCCCGGCCAGGCCCTCAGGGCTCCTCGGTCCGCTGCGTCCAGCTTGATCAGCAGGTTGGCGATGTGGAACTTGACCGCGTCCAGGCTCGTGTTCCGCTTGCGGGCGATCTGGCGGTTGCTCATCCCGTGCCGGACGAAGTTCAGCACCTGCCACTCGGCAGGAGTGAGCACGTCCGGGTGCGGCGGGCGTCCCCTTCGGCTTACGGGCCCCATGCGCGACATCCTAGGCCGGAGCAGGGGGAATTACACTCCCCCGGCCACGAGCTCCCAGCTGGCTCGTGCTGGGACGGAAGGTCGAAGGCGCCCGCGGCGCCGCCTGAGGGCGCCGACTCGAGGCGAGACCGCCGCGCGGGAGGCCCTAACCGGTGGCCTGGAACCCGATGAACGAATACTCCTCGTGCGTGTCGGGGTTCACGAGCGCCCTTATCTGCGACTGGAAGGCCATGTCCCGCTCGTCAGCGGCCGTGCGGTTCGCGTCCTCCTCGGTCTCCCAGACGCTGATGCGCCCCATGCGTGACGTGCCGGCGTGAGGGTCCGGCGCCAGACGATAGGCCGTAATGAAGCCCGGCCTGCCCTGGTACAGCTTCAAGAGCTCGTTGAGGAGGCGCTCGACCTCGGCGTCCTGGCCCGCTATGGGCGTCATGATCGAGACACGGACATACGCCATCTGAGATGTTCCCTCCCGGCCCACCGGCCTCGTGATTCGTCCTCCCGGCTCCAGACTGAGGCGCAGCTTAATGGAACAAGAGCACCGCTGTTAAGGGCCTGACGACGGCAGCGGCTGCCAGGGACCGCCTTAGGCTTCCTCGCCGAGAGGGCCGCTCCCTGGAATAGTTATGTCGACTTGCGGCCCGCGCGCCAGGAACTCCCGCAAGCGCTTCTCCAGCACCCGTCGCTCCAGCAGCACGCGCCGCCCGCAGTTCAGGCACACCAGTCCGATGTCCGCGCCCACGCGGACCACGCGCCAGTCGAAGCCGCCGCAAGGGTGCTTTCGCCGCAGCCGGACGACGTCGCCCAGCCTGAAGTCGATGACCGTGGCTCAGCCTCCGGACGCGGTGCCGGCGCGCCTGTGGCCGTTAATCTCGTCGCGCAGCTTCAGCGCCGCCTCTCGCGCCGCCTCGGCGAAGTCCCGTCCCCTGGAAGCGTAGGTCACGCCGCGCGATGCGGAGACGATGATCCCGCGTCCCCGCGCGTCGAGCCCGGCCCGCACCGCCTCCCCTACCGCGCCCTCCTGCGCGCCGACTCCGGGCACCAGGACAGGCATGTCGGGGCAGAGCGCCCGCGCCTGCGCCAGCTGCACCGGGTATGTCGCGCCCACGACAAGCCCGACGTTGCCTCGCGTGTTCCAGGCCCTGGCCCGCAGCGCCACCACTTGCCAGAGGGGCTGCCGGTCGGGGCCGAAGCTCACCTCGAGGTCCTGCAAGTCGCCGGCCCCGGGATTCGAAGACCGGCACCACACGAGTACGCCGCGGTCCTCTCGCTCCAGGAAAGGCTCCATCGAATCGCGGCCGCCGTAGCAGTTCACCGTCATCGCATCGGCGCCGAGCACGTCGAAGATGGCCCGCGCGTAGGCGGCCGCCGTGTTGCCGATATCGCCCCGCTTGGCGTCGGCGATGACGGGGATGTGCGCAGGCACAGCGGCCATCGTCGCCCGCAGGGCGTCCCAGCCTTCGCCGCCCAGAGCCTCGTAGAAGGCCAGGTTTGGCTTGTAACAGCAAACCAGGTCAGACGTCGCCTCGATGATCGCGCGGTTGAACGCCGCCACGTCTTCGATCGCCATCAGCGCCGGGTCGGGGTCGAGGCCAACGCAGAGAAGCGAGTCGTTGCGCTCGACCGCGGCCTCCAGCTTCTCGAGGAACCTCATGCCGTGATGACGATACGCCGCCTAGGAGGCCAGCGACAATGGCGCCCCCTACGGCCAGTCAAAGAGGCCGATTGGGACAACGATGTAGGCGAGACTGGAGCCGTCAGGAGACCAGGCGATGTTCTGCACTTCGTAGCCCTCTGGGAGAGCTATTGTCCGGAGTAGCTCGCCGCGCTCGTCGAAGATGCGCAAAGCGTCGCCAGTGGTCCCGAGGCGCCTTCCATCCGGCGAGGCGACCCCATCCAGACGCCCCGCGCTACGCTCGAGTATTGTCCGCCTCACTCCGGTCTCCAAATCAAGGTGCGTGAGGCGGATCGTGTAGCCCTCGCAGGCATAGCAGTTGGGCGTATCGACAACGAGATAGCGCCCCCCGCCCAACCAGCGCTCGGAGCTGCCCCAGGTGTAATCCCATGTGCGCACGACGAAGAAGCCGTCGCCGCAGTCGAGCAATGTGCGCTGACGGCGGGTATTAATCTCCAGCAGGTGAGTCCTATTTCTTAAGGAATCGCGCGGACACCCGTGGGGAGCCTCGACGAAGGGATCCTCCGACACCACGAAGTAACGCTCGGAGGGCGATATCTTCCCGCCCGTGACGCCCACGGGTGGTTCCCTGAGTCTCACGATGTCTCCCGAGGCGACGTCTATGAGGTCACCTTCGATGGTGAGGTACCGGCCGCTCTCGCTCCAGCGAGGCCTCGTGCTTCCATAGGCGGGGCCAGACGTGAGCCGCCTCGTAACCAGCTGGTCAAGCTCGAACACGTAAAGGTCGCCTCTGGACTGCCAGCTATCGAGCGGGCCCTTCTCGGCGCCGGCCACGAAAGCGATCCTGGATCCGTCCGGCGACCAGGAGGCCGTTTCCCGCTGGAAGTGGGTCGCCGGAGGATACAGGCGGATCGCAGGGCCCTCGACGACGGGCACGATATAGAAGACGCCGTCGACCGGAAGCGGGTAGACAACCTGCTCGTAGCTGAAGACGAGAATGGAGCCCCCGCCTGGAGCCCAGCCGACGAAGGCAACCCTCTCGCCCAAGCCCTCAAGCCTGAAAGCATGGCCGTCCTGGCGAAGGAGAAAAATCTCGCGCCCGGAGTGGTGGAGCGCCACCTGCCGGTCGTCAGGGGACGGGACTAACGTGTCCGGACTGTCTGCCGTGAACTCCCAGACTGGTTCGCCGCCGGTGGTCAGCCCGAGAGTGCCGGTGAGGACTGGGATGTAAAACGGCCCTCGGCCTTCCGGTGGCGGATCCACCTTCCGGGAGCGGAGGCCGAACGAGAGGACATCGCCCGAATGCCAGTCGACAGTGTAGAGCCAGCGCCCAGTTTCGTAGATAAGGCGCGGCTCTGCGTCGCCGTCCACTACGTAGACCATGGAGACGGGCGTCCGGCCAGCAGTGAAGGGAAAAGGGTCCTCGGGCCCCCTGTAGACCGGAGGCTCGGCTGGGACCCACTTCACGACGGGAGGAGGAGGCAGGGACTGGGCCTGAGCGGACCTGTACACGGCAGAGAGCTTTGCCACCGATCCCGTGGGCGCCGCGTAGAAAGTAGGCCTTGCCGGGAACGCTATTCTTTCCCCACTCTGCAGGACCTGGGAGGCACCCGGTGCGTTTTCAAGTGCCACTGTTTCCAGGTGTGCACCCGGTCCAAACCGGGCGACGACCTTCGAGCTGCCACCGATGATCGAGCCAGTCGCGTCCCTGTAGACCGAGGCGACGTAGACGTCAGCGAGCTCCGCGCCGTAGGGGTTCCAGAGCTCCGCAGTGGCGTCCGCCTTGCCACCTTCAAGACCGGGGCTGCGGGCCGCCCTGATGCCTGCCGATAGCAGTTGGGGCAGGTCTTGCGCCCGGCGCATCTCACCGCCAACAATTGTCACCGTCATCTCCGACGGCCTCGCAGCGACCTCGATGCTCTCCTCCGCCACAGCGACCTGCGCGAGCGGCAGCACCAGCGGCACCTCCCCGCTCCGCTCCGTTATCAGGCCGCCGTCCATGCCGAAAAAACGCGCCTCGTAGCGCGCGCCCTCGAGCGCCTGCCGTTCGCTCCGGTTCTCGATCACGAACGCGTACGTCAGCTTGGTGCCGCTGACAATGGAGAACCCCTGGTCCGCCACGTTGACCAGGTCGCGGTCGGAGCTACCTCCGCCGGGCGTCACAATAAGGTAGCCGGCTGCTGCCACCGCCGTCGCAGCGGCCATCGTGACCGCCGCGAGGCCTGTCTTGCCGATGGAGTGGAATCTTGGCCGCATCGTGGCCGCCGACCTCCGCGCTTCCATGGTGCGCCTCTCAGTCATCGAGCCCCATATCGAGGCCCTAGCGACCATCTACCTTATGAGCACGAATTAGAGCACGAAGAGCCTTGCCTGGCGCCTCCCGGTCTGGAGCGTTAGGGCTCTACTCCCTGAG from Dehalococcoidia bacterium carries:
- a CDS encoding ferredoxin--nitrite reductase: MQPGTNSIERLKAEKDGLDILDEIEALAAGHGGWETMDAATRERLKWIGTFYRKPTPGEFMMRVRITAGQANSNQLRALAAIAEQQGNGVLDITTRQQIELRAIRIKSVPDILRALEGVNLTSLQTGMDNVRNVNTCPLAGLSRLELLDASPVASEITRLFLGNREFTNLPRKFNVTVTGCRENCTHAETQDLALTPAIDRTGVRGFNVAVGGKMGSGGMTVAVPLDAFVLPAEAAELAAAIILLFRDEGPREQRSRARLAFLIEDWGIERFRDAVERRRGRPLRPAERDVRARGRADHLGVTPQKQRGLVSVGLAVPVGRLSAGELREAARLADDYGSGRVRLTPDQNLIVVDVPESRLSQLLRQPLLSRLSPDAGPFVRGLVSCVGTDYCNLALIETKGLSLQVAERLGQRFTSGQPLTMNWSGCPAGCGNHQAADIGFQGARARIDGEVVDAVSVFVGGRTGPDARPAQKIMELVPVSMLDDLLPLVISNIETLKKIEKVESPESAVLMVPALPESRTEGVRA
- a CDS encoding P-II family nitrogen regulator; its protein translation is MKMIQAVIRPDREEAVAAALARASFPALTKWDVTGRGKQRGIQVGSQLYDELAKCMIMVVVKDEDAENAVSVIREAAFSGYTGDGKVFISAIEDAVTIRTGKSEL
- a CDS encoding rod shape-determining protein, whose amino-acid sequence is MLGKRIGIDLGTANVLVYVKGEGIVIKEPAVVALAVRDNTVVAVGTAARDMIGRTPGTINVIRPMKHGVIADYLITEAMLRHFISKVTGRFNIVRPEVMVCIPAGVTSVEQRAVRDAAEQAGARRPAHLIPEPLAAAIGAHIPVGTASGNMIIDIGGGRSEAAVISMYGIVVAESVRLAGDAMDDAIATYIKRRHNLAIGERMAEEIKIGIGSAVPLEPELMMEVRGRDQITGLPKTITVSSSEITTALQDCLAAIVQTAKNVLERTPPEMASDVVDRGIVLTGGGALLRGLDQLIAEQTNVPCQVADNPQDCVAIGAGAALEYLDVIKRSLPTEEELLLSNYP
- a CDS encoding LuxR C-terminal-related transcriptional regulator yields the protein MGPVSRRGRPPHPDVLTPAEWQVLNFVRHGMSNRQIARKRNTSLDAVKFHIANLLIKLDAADRGALRAWPGAPYDSAMARRECTKMPERLQLGPIGQIGRHTTDIKRAEAWYRDVLGLPHLFTFGNLAFFDCNGTRLFISTGENGGERHDESCLHFQVPDINAAFEELKSRGVKFQGAPHMIHRHENGVEEWMAFFEDPDGGPLALMARVG
- a CDS encoding DUF951 domain-containing protein, with the translated sequence MDFRLGDVVRLRRKHPCGGFDWRVVRVGADIGLVCLNCGRRVLLERRVLEKRLREFLARGPQVDITIPGSGPLGEEA
- the pyrF gene encoding orotidine-5'-phosphate decarboxylase, with protein sequence MRFLEKLEAAVERNDSLLCVGLDPDPALMAIEDVAAFNRAIIEATSDLVCCYKPNLAFYEALGGEGWDALRATMAAVPAHIPVIADAKRGDIGNTAAAYARAIFDVLGADAMTVNCYGGRDSMEPFLEREDRGVLVWCRSSNPGAGDLQDLEVSFGPDRQPLWQVVALRARAWNTRGNVGLVVGATYPVQLAQARALCPDMPVLVPGVGAQEGAVGEAVRAGLDARGRGIIVSASRGVTYASRGRDFAEAAREAALKLRDEINGHRRAGTASGG